Proteins encoded by one window of Martelella endophytica:
- the aspT gene encoding aspartate-alanine antiporter, translating into MLDWFVSVLRDNIEIPLFLALLFGYTVGKVAIAGISLGEVTATLLAALVIGQIGITVSPDVKAIFFMFYLFAVGYSAGPQFVRGLFSGGLQQASFALLVCGLGLGSVYAAAKLAGYDIGIAAGLYAGSTTTSSALGLSQTAIGQTAMSAAEKATSLNIMPAAFSISYVIGTFGSVVFLGILGPKLLKIDLPAACRAYVKRVGGGDGQGGSATAWHHYVARAYRVDESSALAGLTVVQAEHVFEGHRLFIGRFRRGGTIVEATADMVLEPGDVVAIGGARGVLLDIVGATLHEVDDADLLTVPVEGVDVLITASHVHKKTLGELADLPETRGIFVTAIHRGAMSVSIPILSDTRLYRGDVVHVVGRIADINAVARKFGYLDRETERADIAFIGAAIVIGALIGSLTLKVGDVPLTLSTAGGVLLVGLLLGWLRSIRPAFGRVPRATTWFMSSIGLNMFIAVVGLTAGPGLIAALKELGVVFLAWSVVAAAVPMVLALYIGKYLFRFDDAIVLGCCAGARTAPAALSMITDRAESQVPAIGYSVGYATSSTVLTLFGIVIVLLG; encoded by the coding sequence ATGCTTGACTGGTTTGTGAGTGTTCTGCGCGACAATATCGAAATCCCGCTGTTTCTGGCCCTGCTGTTCGGTTACACGGTGGGCAAGGTCGCGATTGCGGGTATTTCGCTGGGGGAGGTCACCGCGACGCTGCTCGCTGCCCTCGTGATCGGCCAGATCGGCATCACCGTTTCGCCGGATGTCAAAGCCATCTTCTTCATGTTCTATCTTTTCGCCGTCGGTTACAGCGCCGGTCCGCAATTCGTGCGCGGGCTGTTTTCCGGCGGCCTGCAGCAGGCATCGTTTGCCCTGCTGGTCTGTGGCCTCGGTCTGGGCTCCGTCTATGCGGCAGCAAAGCTTGCCGGATACGATATCGGCATCGCCGCCGGACTTTATGCTGGCTCGACGACAACTTCGTCGGCGCTCGGGCTCTCGCAAACCGCAATCGGCCAGACCGCCATGAGCGCGGCGGAAAAGGCGACAAGCCTCAACATCATGCCGGCGGCCTTTTCGATATCCTACGTGATCGGCACGTTCGGCTCGGTGGTGTTTCTCGGCATCTTAGGCCCGAAACTGCTGAAAATCGACCTGCCCGCTGCCTGCCGGGCCTATGTCAAACGGGTCGGCGGCGGTGACGGGCAAGGCGGGTCCGCTACGGCCTGGCACCATTATGTGGCAAGGGCTTACCGCGTTGACGAGAGTTCGGCGCTCGCCGGGCTGACCGTGGTTCAGGCCGAGCATGTCTTCGAAGGTCACCGGCTCTTTATCGGTCGGTTTCGTCGCGGCGGCACGATTGTCGAGGCCACGGCGGACATGGTGCTGGAACCCGGGGACGTGGTGGCCATCGGCGGCGCGCGCGGCGTGCTGCTCGACATCGTCGGCGCTACCTTGCACGAGGTCGATGATGCGGACCTTCTGACGGTGCCCGTGGAAGGTGTCGACGTCCTGATCACAGCTTCCCACGTTCACAAGAAGACGCTCGGCGAACTCGCCGACCTGCCCGAAACACGCGGAATTTTCGTCACCGCCATCCATCGCGGCGCGATGTCGGTTTCCATCCCGATCCTCTCCGACACGCGACTTTATCGCGGGGACGTGGTTCATGTCGTCGGCCGCATCGCCGATATCAATGCCGTGGCCCGCAAGTTCGGCTATCTCGACCGCGAGACAGAACGCGCCGATATCGCCTTCATCGGCGCTGCCATCGTGATCGGCGCGCTGATCGGCTCGCTGACCCTGAAGGTCGGCGACGTGCCGCTGACGCTTTCGACCGCCGGCGGCGTATTGCTGGTCGGCCTCCTGCTTGGATGGCTGAGATCGATACGCCCGGCCTTCGGTCGCGTGCCGCGCGCGACAACATGGTTCATGAGTTCGATCGGCCTCAACATGTTCATCGCCGTCGTCGGCCTGACCGCCGGGCCGGGGCTGATCGCAGCGCTGAAGGAGCTGGGCGTGGTGTTTCTGGCATGGAGCGTCGTTGCCGCCGCCGTGCCGATGGTGCTGGCGCTCTACATCGGCAAGTACCTGTTCCGCTTCGATGATGCGATCGTGCTCGGTTGCTGCGCCGGCGCCCGCACCGCGCCTGCCGCACTCAGCATGATTACCGATCGCGCAGAAAGCCAGGTGCCAGCTATCGGCTATTCGGTCGGATATGCCACGTCGAGCACCGTTCTGACGCTGTTCGGTATCGTGATCGTGCTGCTCGGATAG
- a CDS encoding flavin-containing monooxygenase, with protein MAIEQTDTLIVGGGQSGIAMSEHLTAAGVDHIVVERSRIAERWRSERWDSLVANGPAWHDRFPGLKFEDVSPETFPPKERMARYFEDYARMIKAPIRCGVEVKSVRRLEGRPGFRVETSEGVIEAQRVVAATGPFQKPSFPAIVPEEAGITQIHSSTYRNPDQLPEGAVLVVGGGASGSQIAEELNRAGRKVFLCVGEHYRPPRSYRDRDYVWWLGVLGKWDEIKIDSRKKHVAFAVSGYDGGKTIDFRRLGNAGVTILGKAERYTDGVMTFSDDLAANIAEGDRAYLEVLQEADDYVAANGIDLPEEPEAWKIEQDPECIAKPIESLDLAREGITSIVWATGFRFDFSWLQVPGAFTPEGMPFHKRGISAQPGIYFLGLPELTNRASSFIYGCWYDAKYLATHIGVQQAYVAYEKA; from the coding sequence ATGGCGATCGAACAAACCGATACTCTTATAGTTGGCGGAGGACAGTCGGGTATCGCCATGAGCGAACATCTGACGGCGGCGGGCGTCGATCATATCGTGGTCGAGCGCAGCCGTATTGCCGAGCGCTGGCGTTCCGAGCGGTGGGATTCGCTGGTGGCCAATGGTCCGGCCTGGCATGACCGCTTTCCCGGCCTTAAATTCGAGGACGTCTCGCCCGAGACCTTTCCGCCGAAAGAGCGCATGGCGCGCTATTTCGAGGACTACGCCAGGATGATCAAGGCGCCTATCCGCTGCGGCGTCGAGGTGAAGAGCGTTCGCCGGCTGGAGGGTCGCCCCGGCTTTCGCGTCGAAACCTCCGAAGGCGTGATCGAGGCGCAGCGGGTCGTTGCCGCCACCGGCCCGTTCCAGAAGCCTTCCTTCCCCGCCATCGTGCCTGAAGAGGCCGGCATCACCCAGATCCATTCCAGCACCTACCGCAACCCCGATCAGCTCCCCGAAGGGGCCGTGCTTGTGGTTGGCGGCGGCGCCTCCGGCTCGCAGATTGCGGAGGAACTGAACCGTGCAGGACGCAAGGTCTTCCTGTGTGTGGGCGAGCACTACCGTCCGCCGCGTTCCTATCGCGACCGCGACTATGTCTGGTGGCTGGGCGTTCTCGGCAAATGGGACGAGATCAAGATCGACTCCAGGAAGAAGCACGTGGCTTTCGCGGTCAGCGGCTACGATGGCGGCAAGACCATCGACTTCCGCCGTCTCGGCAATGCGGGCGTCACCATTCTCGGCAAGGCTGAACGCTACACCGACGGCGTCATGACCTTCAGCGATGATCTCGCCGCCAATATCGCCGAGGGCGACCGCGCCTATCTGGAAGTGCTGCAGGAGGCTGACGACTACGTCGCGGCCAATGGCATCGATCTCCCCGAAGAACCCGAAGCCTGGAAGATCGAACAGGATCCGGAATGCATCGCGAAACCGATCGAAAGCCTCGACCTTGCCAGGGAAGGAATCACGTCGATCGTCTGGGCAACGGGTTTCCGCTTCGATTTCAGCTGGCTGCAGGTTCCCGGCGCCTTCACGCCCGAGGGCATGCCGTTCCACAAACGCGGCATCTCGGCCCAGCCGGGGATCTACTTCCTCGGCCTGCCGGAACTGACCAACCGCGCATCTTCCTTTATCTATGGCTGCTGGTACGATGCCAAATATCTCGCCACCCATATCGGCGTGCAGCAGGCCTATGTGGCCTATGAAAAGGCCTGA
- a CDS encoding type II 3-dehydroquinate dehydratase: protein MKSVMFLNGPNANLYGLDPSGTYGTDSFPQIEAACLARATELGMALDFRQSNHEGVLVDWIQEARQSCSGLLINAAGLTYTSVSILDALLAFPGPIIECHMSNIWKREPFRHHSYVSRAATGVVAGLGLSGYLLGLSAMAELIGDTEA, encoded by the coding sequence TTGAAATCAGTGATGTTTCTCAACGGCCCGAATGCCAATCTCTACGGGCTGGACCCTTCGGGGACCTATGGCACGGACAGTTTCCCGCAGATCGAAGCGGCCTGCCTCGCGCGTGCGACCGAGCTCGGGATGGCCCTCGATTTCCGCCAGTCGAACCATGAAGGCGTGCTGGTCGACTGGATCCAGGAGGCAAGGCAGTCCTGCAGCGGGTTGCTGATTAACGCAGCCGGTCTCACCTATACCTCGGTGTCGATCCTCGATGCGCTTCTGGCGTTTCCGGGACCGATCATCGAATGCCATATGAGCAATATCTGGAAGCGCGAACCCTTCCGCCATCACTCCTATGTTTCGCGTGCGGCAACCGGCGTTGTTGCAGGACTTGGCCTCAGCGGTTATCTGCTTGGCCTTTCGGCGATGGCCGAGCTGATCGGGGACACTGAGGCATGA
- a CDS encoding 2-hydroxyacid dehydrogenase — translation MTDTLVFYSKPDPFELWRDALSPLLGDSVRIERADEVTDPDTVRYALVWMPPEGFFARFPNLELVINLGAGVDRLVARNDLPDVPVTRLSDPEMARMMAGFVLFSVLRHSRDIPHFEAAQVRREWAYRHPRAATEISVAVLGLGELGALAATEIARQGYQTHGWATGPKDLPGVTVHHGDEALAPLLSMADIVVCMLPLTPGTRGRLDAATFAAMKPGAAFVNVSRGEVVDEAAMIAALGSGHLSGATLDVFASEPLSPESPLWTLPGVLITPHLASVALPASAAPQIAANILAIRKGLPLANSVSRVRGY, via the coding sequence ATGACCGATACGCTGGTCTTTTACAGCAAGCCGGATCCATTCGAGCTCTGGCGCGACGCGCTTTCGCCGCTTCTCGGCGACAGCGTGCGGATCGAACGTGCGGATGAGGTGACAGATCCGGACACGGTGCGTTATGCGCTGGTCTGGATGCCGCCCGAGGGCTTCTTCGCACGCTTCCCCAATCTTGAACTCGTCATCAATCTCGGCGCGGGCGTCGACCGGCTGGTGGCGCGAAACGATCTGCCGGATGTGCCGGTCACCCGCCTTTCCGATCCTGAAATGGCGCGGATGATGGCTGGTTTCGTGCTTTTCTCGGTGCTGCGCCATAGCCGCGACATCCCGCATTTCGAGGCGGCACAGGTCAGGCGCGAATGGGCCTACCGCCATCCGCGGGCCGCCACCGAAATCTCGGTGGCCGTGCTTGGTCTCGGTGAACTCGGCGCGCTCGCTGCCACCGAAATCGCACGTCAGGGCTACCAGACCCATGGCTGGGCAACCGGGCCGAAGGATCTGCCCGGCGTGACGGTGCATCACGGTGACGAGGCGCTGGCGCCACTGCTTTCCATGGCCGATATTGTGGTCTGCATGCTGCCGCTGACGCCCGGCACGCGTGGCCGGCTCGATGCCGCTACCTTTGCGGCGATGAAGCCGGGGGCCGCCTTCGTCAACGTCTCTCGTGGCGAGGTTGTCGATGAAGCGGCGATGATTGCGGCGCTCGGTTCGGGCCATCTTTCCGGTGCGACGCTGGACGTCTTTGCCTCCGAGCCGCTTTCGCCCGAAAGCCCGCTCTGGACGCTGCCTGGCGTGCTGATCACGCCGCACCTTGCCTCTGTTGCGCTGCCGGCAAGTGCCGCACCGCAGATCGCGGCCAACATATTGGCAATCCGCAAGGGCCTGCCGCTTGCCAACAGCGTCTCGCGCGTGCGCGGATACTAG
- a CDS encoding ABC transporter substrate-binding protein produces the protein MKRLLLTATALTLMAQVASAETLVVSSWGGSFRDLIQDTIAKKFTEETGVDVEFITGGTIDRLNQAKLNKDTPESDVTFTTSHIGWLYRNDGLFEDLDMSKIPNAEHLVEQAKISPSHIGAWAYVYTIGYLPDMVPDDIDFDSWEDLWSPELNDMIAAPDFDPSHIIAVASKLEGVDIEHWEEAQPKLLELKPNFKAFYTNDANSQQLLSTGETPVQILLSMNAYHMMDQGLDVKLAIPKEGAVLGVDTMGITTGTDKEDLAYKFINAALDPDVQAEIARIKKGSPVVDNANLDEDLIGLPGIFTTPEEWATQTLVIPNELRAEKTAEWRQWFSENMIAGQ, from the coding sequence ATGAAACGACTGCTTCTTACCGCTACCGCCCTCACCCTGATGGCCCAGGTAGCCTCCGCCGAAACGCTGGTTGTATCCAGCTGGGGCGGCAGCTTTCGCGACCTGATCCAGGACACGATCGCCAAGAAATTCACCGAGGAAACCGGCGTTGACGTCGAGTTCATCACCGGCGGCACGATCGACCGCCTGAACCAGGCCAAGCTCAACAAGGACACGCCGGAAAGCGACGTCACCTTCACCACCTCGCATATCGGCTGGCTCTATCGCAATGACGGGCTGTTCGAGGACCTCGACATGTCGAAGATCCCGAATGCCGAGCACCTCGTCGAGCAGGCCAAGATCAGCCCTTCGCATATCGGCGCCTGGGCCTATGTCTACACCATCGGCTACCTGCCGGACATGGTCCCCGACGACATCGACTTCGACAGCTGGGAAGACCTGTGGTCGCCCGAGCTGAATGACATGATCGCCGCACCGGATTTCGATCCGTCCCATATCATTGCCGTTGCTTCCAAGCTGGAAGGCGTGGACATCGAGCACTGGGAAGAAGCCCAGCCCAAGCTCCTGGAGCTGAAGCCCAACTTCAAGGCCTTCTACACCAATGACGCCAACTCCCAGCAGCTGCTTTCGACCGGCGAGACCCCGGTTCAGATCCTGCTGTCGATGAACGCCTATCACATGATGGACCAGGGTCTGGACGTAAAGCTGGCGATCCCGAAGGAAGGCGCCGTTCTCGGTGTCGATACGATGGGCATCACCACCGGCACCGACAAGGAGGACCTCGCCTACAAGTTCATCAATGCGGCGCTCGACCCTGACGTTCAGGCCGAGATTGCGCGCATCAAGAAGGGCAGCCCGGTCGTGGACAATGCCAATCTCGACGAAGATCTGATCGGCCTTCCCGGCATCTTCACCACGCCCGAGGAATGGGCTACCCAGACCTTGGTCATCCCCAATGAACTGCGTGCCGAAAAGACCGCTGAATGGCGCCAGTGGTTTTCGGAAAACATGATCGCCGGTCAGTAA